GGGGGTGGCACCGGTGGACGCCTGGGAGCCGTACGCCCGTGCCGCGTTCTCCTCGGTGCGCCCCGGCTCGGTGGAGGTCAACGCGGTCGTGACGGCGAGGAGGGCGATGGCGATGCCCGCCTCTGCCAGCACCGAGCGCCGCAGGCCGGTGCGGGCGGGGTCCGCGTCTCTGACGCGCTTGCGCTGTGCGGTCGCCAGCGCGACCTGCTGGCGGGCGAGTTGAGCGGCACGCTCCGGGGCGACCGGCTCCGGCTTCGACGCGGTCTCAGCGCCGGTGCCGCCGGTGCCGGTCCCTGTCTCGTTCCTGTTCTCAGTCTCGGTCGCGGCTTCGGGGCCGACTCCGCTGCCGACCCCCCCTCCGCGAGCGGCCTCCGGCTCGCCGTCGCCGTCCGCGTCGAGCTTGCCTTGTTCCGTGTCCGTGTCCGTCCGGGTGCCGATGCTCTCCGCGCCCGTGCCCTCCGTGCCGGCGGCCAGTCGCGTCGTCCAGCGCCGGGAGATCGCGGCGGCCCCGACCAGCACGGCCACCAGACCCACCTTGACCAGCAGCAGCCGCCCGTACGAGGTCCCGGTCAGAGCCGACCACGAGCCGACCTGGCGCCAGGACTGGTACGCGCCCGTCAGTGTCAGGACGACAACCGAGACGAACGCGAGCCGAGAGAAGCGAAGCACCGCCGCGCGGTCCAGTGCCGGGGTCCGGTACAGGGCCACGAGTACCGCGGCCAGACCGCCCAGCCAGGCGGCGGCGGCCAGCATGTGGAGCACGTCCACCGGCATCGCGATGCCCGCCTGCAGACCGGTCGACGCGTGCTCGGAGAGCGCCCAGCTGCCGGCGATCCCGGCCGCGATGACCGTGCCGCCGATGGCGAGTCCGAACGTGAGGTCGTTCTTGTCCGCCCTATCCGCCTTGTCCGCCTTGTCCGTCTGCTCGGACTGCTCTGCCTCGGTGCCGCGCCTCGCGTACGCCCCGAACAGCACCGCCAGGAACAGCGCCGCCGCGCCGAGTAGCAGCAGCCTGGACACCAGCGCGGTCCCGGTCTTGGTCCCCAGGACGGCCTTGAGCCCGCCCAGATCGAGCACGTCAGCCAGCTCCCCGGAACCGGTGTACGGGGTGCGCAGCACCAGCATCGCCAGCGTCGCGGCGATCAGCGTCCCCCAGCCCCGCACGATCAGCCGCTGCAACGGCCGCTCGCCCGCGCCGTCCCGCCAGCAGGCGAGGACGAACGCCGCACCGCCCGCGAGCATGATGAAGCCCGCATAGGCCGCGTACCGCGCGACCCCGTACAGCGTTCCGACGAGGCCGCCGCCCGCCTCCTGCTTCGGCAGGGCGACCACGGTCCGCGAGGGGGCGCCGATCGAGAACGTGAAGGCGCCGGCCACCGGATGGCTGTCGGCGGACACCGCCTGCCACGCCACGGTGTACGTGCCCTTGACCAGGCCGTCGGTATCGATGGAGACGCCGTACCGGACGACGCCCGCACCGGACAGATCGCGCAGCAGGCCGCTGTCGACCCGCTTGCTCTTGGGGTCGAGAACCCGGATCGAGTCGTTCCCCATGGCGACCTGCTCGGAGAAGGTGAGCGTGACGTCCTTGGGTGCGGTGGCGAGCACCGCCCCGTCCTTCGGGTTGCTCCCGGTCAGCGCGGCGTGCGCGCTCGCGGGCGTGGCGCCGGCGAGCAGCGTGCCGATCAGGGCGGCGGTGACGAGCAGCAGCCGGACCAGGGCGGTGCCCAGGGTCCCGAAGCGCGGGGCGGTGGCCGTCATGGTGTGTTCCCTCGGTGCGTCAGTGGTGCTTCGGGTTGTACGTGGCTTCCTTCACCGGAAGCTCAACCTCGACCTGGCCGGACTTCTCGAAGTGCAGTTCCACGGACACGTTGTCGCCAGCCTTCAGCTGCCGCTTGAGCCCCATGAACATCATGTGACTCGCGCCGCGTTCGAGGTTCAGCTCCCCGTTCGCCGGGACGTCGAAGGCCGTGACGTGCTGCATCTTCTGGCCTTTGGTCTCGTGGATCGTCACCTCGTCGGCTATCTCGCTGGTGACCGAGGTGAGTTTGTCCCCCTCACCGCCGCTGTTGGTGACGGTGAGGAACCCGGAGGCCATGTCCCCGACAGGCTGGGGCATGAAGGCGCCGCTGATCTTGATGTCCGGGCCGTCCGGCACCGCGCCGGACGAGCACCCCGCCAGTGTCATGCTCGCCGCGGCGACCAGGCACGCGGCGATGGCGGCAGCGGTGCGGCGGTTCACGGTCGCTCCCCCTTGATGAGTTTCGGCAGGTCCTTGGCGTAGTCCTCGGTGCTGGTGTCCTCCCCGTAGAGCACGTAGCCCTGGTCGGTCTTGGGCGAGAAGGCGATCACCTGTGCGCCGTGCATGGAGACGACGGAACCGTCCTTCTCCTTCTTCGGCGGGTCGATCCCGATGCCCAGCTGCCGCGCGCCCGCCTGGATGGTCGGAAAGTCGCCGGTGAGCCCGGTGAAGGAGGCGTCACCAGCCGACGGCAGCCACTTGGCGAGCTCGGCGGAGGTGTCCCGTTCGGGGTCGGTGGTGACGAAGACGACCTGGAGCTTGTCCTGGTCGGCCTTGGGCAGCTTCTTCTTGGCGACGGCGATGTTGCTCATCGTCAGCGGGCACACGTCCGGGCAGTGGGTGTAGCCGAAGTAGACCAGCGTCGGCTTGCCCTTGGTCTGTGCGCGGAAGTCGTAGGCCTTGCCCTCGGTGTCCTTCAGGACGAGGTCGGGCTTGGTGAAGGGGCGGTCGAGGACCGTGGCCGCCTTGGTCTTCGGCTCGGCGGAGACATCGCCGAAGCCACCGGCCCCGGCCGGTGCCGGATCGTCGGCGGAGCCGCAGGCGGAGAGGGTCAGCGCGGCGGCCGCCGCGAGGGCGGCGGCTGTCAGCTTCTTCGCGTGCTTCTTGTTCTGCTTGTTCTGCTTGTGCATGGAGGAATGTCCCAGTGGTGACGTGATGAGGTGCCGGTACACAGGGTTGCGAGGCGCCTGGTCGGGAGGCGCCTGGTCAGGAGGCGCGGTCAGGAGGTGCGTCGCCGCCCCGCCAGCACGCCGAACGCGACCCCCGCGACGCCCACCGCGATACCGACGACGGCCAGCACACGGGCGGTGGTGTCGCTGCCCGACGCGGCCGCCGCGGATTCGGACCCGCCATCGCCGTGCTCGCCGCCTTGGTGGCCCTTGGCGTTCTTGTCGTCGGTCGCGGCGCCACCGCCGTGGTGATCACCCGTCGCGGCCGACAGGGTGAGCACGGGCGCCGGGTTCTCCGGCTCCGCAGCGCCTTCCTTCGGCTCCTCGATCCAGCGCACGACCTCCTTGTTGTCGTACGTCTGGAGGGCCTTGAAGACCAGCGAGTCGGTGTCCTCGGGCAGCTTGCCGAGCGACACCGGGAACTGCTGGAACTCACCGGGGGCGATCTTGCCGCCGTCTGAGGTCCAAGTGATCTTGGTGACGGCCTCGGTGATCTGCTTGCCGTGCACGGTGAGCGGCTTGGCCAGCCTGGCCTTGGTGACGGCTGCCTTCCAGCCGGGGACGGGCTGCGGCATCACGGAGGACAGCGGGTGCTCGGTGGGGAGATTGACCTCCAGCTTCACCGTGGAGGCGGAGTCCCGCTCGTTGGGGACCTTGAAGTTGACCGTGGCGTAGCCGCCCTTGGCCGCTTCGCCCTGCGGCTGCACGCTGACATGGGCGAAGGCGGGGACGGAGAGCAGCAGCACGGAGGAAGCGGCGATCCCGGCGGTGACGGTGAGACGGGAGAAGGTGTTCATGGTGAAGGACACTCCACGGAGCAGAAGCTGAAAGGTGATCGGCCCGTGCGCGGGTACGCCCGGACACTGCGGCACCACCCCCCTGGAGTGGTCCGCGTCAGGCTGCGAGTTCGAGTTCGCGTACGAGTTCGCGTATGGGGGCGGCCGGCGGGCCGCGCCTGATCACCGTGTGCTGGAGTGCCCCGCTCGCCGGTGGCAAGGGAGTGTCGAGAGGCAGGGGCAGGGCACGCGGAGCCCGTCCGGGCGCCCCCGGCAGCCCGGCGAGCAAGGCCCGCGCGAATACGAGCGCAGCGCGCAGGGCTCGTGCCCGCGCCTCTTCGGCGAGTTCCGTGCCACCGCGTGCCGAAAGCCGGGCCAGCCGGAACAGCGCGATCTCACCGCGGCGCAGCAACCAGCCGATGGCGAGGGCGGCCAGCAGATGGCCGAGCACCATCGGCAGGTCGGGCAGCAGCCCGGTGGTCTCCGGGGGAGCAAGCGCCGGATGCCGGTGCGCCGCTCCCGCGGCGGAGTGCAGGCTCGCCGGGTCGATCCCTGCGCGGGTCACGATCCGGTGCGCGTCGGCCGGGCTCAGCGCGGCGGCCCCCGATCCGCACAGCAGCTTCGCCGCCGTCCTGATCAGGGCGTCGTCTGCGGTCGGCGCCAGCGTGAGCTGCCGCTGACCGAGCCCGAAGAGGGCGTGCAGGGCGAGTTGTCCACCGGTCAGCGCGGCGGCGATGACCGGCATCGACCGCTCACGCCCGGCGAGTGGTACCACCACGGTGAAGACGCCCAGGAACCCTGCCGCCAGCGTCCACCACGGTACTGCCGCGCATGACGCCATGACGTGCCCGAGCGCGGACAGCACGACGCAGACCGCGGCGAACACCGCGGCCCTCAGTAGCCGCAGACCGGCTCCGGCATACGCGGTCGAGGTCTCGACCGCCGGTGGGGCAGACATGGCCGGGTCATCATCGCACTGGGGGTGTCGGCGCCGGGCGGCAGGTCCGGAAGGTCGCTTTGCGGCGGCTTTACGTGCGGGCCGGGCCCCTCCGTACGTCCTCGTGCCCTGTCGTACGCTCCTGTGCTCCCCGTCCCGACTGCGTGGCCAACCCGTGCTCCGGTTGTGCGCCGCTTCTCGGACGCGGGCCGCAACCGGCCCTCGTACCCCGGTATGCGCGGTCTTCGCGTCGGCCGAACGAGGGGCAATGCCGTCTCTCGGTACAAGGGGCGCTTACGAACGGTGCTGCGCGGCAATACGTATCGGTATGTCGAGCCGCAGCCAGGAGGCTGGAGCATGAGCATCTGGTGGACCCTCCACTTGCGGCGCGAGGCTGCGAGCGTTCCGCTCGCCCGTCGTCTCCTTCTCGGCACGATGGAGACCGCGGGCGTCGATCCCGATATCTCCTACGACCTGTCGGTCGCGCTGAGCGAGGCGTGTGCCAACGCCGTCGAGCACGGCGGCGACGAGGCCCGGACGGGTGCGCCATCGGCGGCGTACCGGGTGACGGCTTACCTCGACGGTGAGAAGTGCCTGATCGAGGTGTCGGACTCGGGCCCGGGCTTCCCCGTCGGCCGGGCAGCGGCCCCGTACGTACCTCTCGCCGATGGATCCTCCCTGTCTGCCGAGTCCGGGCGGGGCCTGTGCCTGATCGAGCAGCTCGCCGACCACGTCCACTTCGGGAACAGGCCGGGGCGTGGTGCGGTGGTGAGCTTCGACAAGATCCTCAAATGGCGGGAGGACGCCCTGCTCAGAGTCACCTGAGCGGGCGCCCTCCGGATACCGCGGCGTCCCACGGAACAGCGAGCCCGGGGCAGAGGCCTAGTGGAGCTGTCAGCCCTTGAGCCGCGCCATCCACGCCTCGACCTCGTCCGCCTGCCGCGGCAGCGCAGCCGACAGGTTCCGGTTGCCGTCCTCCGTGACGAGGATGTCGTCTTCGATCCGGACGCCGATGCCGCGGTACTCGGCCGGCACGGTCAGATCATCGGCCTGGAAGTACAGACCCGGCTCCACCGTCAGGCACATGCCCGGCTCCAGGGTGCAGTCCACGTACATCTCGGTCCGTGCGGCGGCACAGTCGTGCACGTCCATGCCGAGCATGTGGCCGGTGCCGTGCAGGGTCCAGCGGCGCTGGAGGCCGAGCTCAAGCACCTTCTCCACATCGAAGTCGCCGAGCAGCCCCCACTCCACCAGCCGGGTGGCGAGCACGCGCTGCGCCGCGTCGTGGAAGTCCCGGTAGGCGGCGCCGGGACGCACCGCGGCGATTCCTGCTTCCTGGGCCTCGTGGACCGCGTCGTAGATCTTGCGCTGGAGCGGGGTGAAGCGGCCGTTGATCGGCAGGGTGCGGGTGACATCCGCGGTGTAGAGCTCGGCGGTCTCGACGCCGGCGTCGAGCAGGAGCAGCTCACCGGAGCGGACGGCACCGTCGTTGCGCACCCAGTGCAGGGTGGTGGCGTGCGGTCCCGCGGCGCAGATCGAGCCGTAGCCGACGTCATTGCCCTCGACGCGGGCGCGCAGGAAGAACGTTCCCTCGATGTAGCGCTCGCTGGTGGCCTCGGCACGGTCGAGGACCTTGACGACGTCCTCGAACCCGCGAGCGGTGGAGTCGCAGGCCTTCTGGAGCTCGGCGATCTCGAAATCGTCCTTGACCAGCCGGGCTTCGGAGAGGAAGCACCGCAGCTCCTCGTCGCGTTCGGCGGTGACCTTGTCGGTCAGAGCCGCCTGGATGGCGGTGTCATGCCCGCGGACGACGCGGACCGGTCCTGTGGCCTCGCTCAGCCGCTTCGGGAGCTCGCGGACGTCCTTCGCGGTGATGCCCAGCAGCTGCTCGGCTTCCGCCAGCGAGTGGCGGCGGCCGACCCACAGCTCGCCCTGGCCGTCCAGCCAGAACTCGCCGTTCTCGCGGTTGGAGCGGGGCAGCAGGTAGATGGTCGCCTCATGGCCGCCGGTGCCGTCCGCGCCGGCCACCGGCTCCATGACCAGGACGCCGTCCTCGGTCTGGTCACCGGTGAGGTAGGCGTACTCGGTCGAGGCGCGGAAGGCGTACTCGGTGTCGTTGGAGCGGGTCCGCAGGTTCCCCGCGGGGACGACGAGACGCTCGCCGGGGAAGCGCGCGGACAGCGCGGCGCGACGGCGGGCCGTGTGCCCGGCTTGTGCGATCGGCTCCAGACCGTGCAGCTCGGTATCGGCCCAGCCGGACTTCATGTTCTCCGCGAGCTCGTCGGAGACTTCCGCGTACAGGCCGTTCTTGCGCTGCTTGATCGGCTCTTCGCCCGACTCTTCCGGGGTCTCCGGAGTGAGCTCCTCTGCCACGGGTCCGCCTCCTTTTGGTATGACACTGAACCCTCACCCATCGTACGGGCGTGCGGAAGAGCGTCCGCTGTTCCCGGATGTCCCCGGAGCTGTTCCCGGATGTTCCCGGATCTCAGCCGCCGCCCACGGACCACGGCGCAGCCGCGTCCAGGCCGCAGCCGTCCGCCCCCGGGCACTGCCCCACGAGTGCGAGCCGAGGCCTGGCCCCGAGGCCGCCGTCACTCGAACCAGGCGGCCAGCATCACCACGTCCTCGGTGTCACCGCACCCGTCGGCCGTGCTTGGTCCCGTTCCCGGCCCTTCTGCGTCGGCGCCCGGCAGCGAAGCCCCCGGCAGCGCGGTCCGAAGCACATGGTCGACGACCGCCGCCGGGTCGTCCCGCAGGGCCCTGGGCACACTCGCCGCCGCCGAGTGCAGCCGTGCGAAGGCCCGGTCCATGGAATCCCCGGTATGCCGGAGCAGCCCGTCGGAATAGAGAAGCACCGTTTCTCCGGGAGCGGGCGAGAATTCCACGCTCGGTGCCTCCCAGCAGGCCAGCATCCCCAAGGGGGCCGACAGCGAGGTCTCCACGAACTCGGTGCGCCTGGTGCCGGTGATCAGCGGCGGGGTGTGCCCGGCGCCGGCCAGCACGACCTTGCGCAGCGCGGGCTCGCAGTAGGCGAACAGCGCGGTCGCCGAGCGGGCCGGCTCCGTCAGCCGCAGCAGGAGTTCGAGGTCGGAGAGTACGGCGACGGGGTCCTCGCCCTCCATCACGGCGTACGCCCGCAGGCTGGCCCTGAGCCGTCCCATCGCGGCCAGAGCGCTCGGGCCCGAACCGGACACCGCGCCGACGGCCAGCCCCAGCGCGCCCTCCGGCAGCGGCAGCGCGTCGTACCACTCGCCGCCGCCGCGTGGTCCTCTCAGATGGCGGGCGGCGAGCCGCACTCCGGGCACCCGGGGCAGCCGGCTGGGCAGCAGTTCCTCGGTGATGGTGGCCAGCCGCCGCCGCGCCCGGTCCAGTTCGAGCAGCCGGGCGAGATGCTCGGTGGCATAGCGCCCGTAGAGGCCGACGAGATGGCGCTGCCGTTCGACCGGCTCCGCCGGTTCGTCGTAGAACCAGACGGCCACGCCCAGCTTTCCCGCCTCCTGGGTCGCCAACGGCAGAGCGTAGCTCGCGGCGTAGCCGAGGCGGGCGGCGACCTCGCGCAGCCGTGGGTCCAAGCCCTCGTCCCGGAACAGGTCGGCCTGGGCGACAGCCCCGGGGACCGAGCTCGGCGATCCGTCGAGGATCCGGCCGTGGGGGGTTGCGCTGCGGGGGACGGTCTCGATGTGACCGAGGTCGGCGTGGGCGAGGCCCAGACCGGTGGTGATGGCGGGGCCGCGGCCCTCCGGGGGTTCGAGCACGACCATGCCCCGCCGGGCGCCGACCAGGGCGGCGCCCGCGCGCAGGAGTTCATGGAGGGCGTCGTCCAGGGGCGCTGCCCTGGCGAGGCGCTCGGTGAGTTCGTGGAGCGTGGTGAGGTCGGAGACCCAGCTCGCGAGCCTGTCCTGGATCAGTGCGCCGGTGCCGATGGCCGGGACAGGGCTCGGATCGGCCGCAGTGAGGGCTTCGGCGGCGGTGAAGGCTGCGGAAGCGTGCGCCTGCGTGTGTGCCGCAGTGTGCTCGGGATCGTGAGTGGATGAATCGATTCCGGCCACTTTCGGCAGGTGAGGGGTGCTCATGCCTGCCGGCTTTCCGGCTGGCGCGTTTCGGCCAATAGCATCGCAAACCCCCATGTCGCGCTGCTCCGCTATCAATGGATCCACATCTACACGTACTCGTAAGGGGATGTCCAGCATTGTCCTCGCGGAATCGCCGGTGTCCACGGGGTGTTCGAGAGATTGTGGGACTGAGGGGCCCGGGAAAAATCTGGCCAAAAATTGCCTCAGGCGGCGGCTGATTGCGGTCGACTGAGCGCGTTCGAGAGGCCGAACCTCCCCGCAGTGGACACCGAAGGCCGGTGCTCCAGGAGGAGCGTCTTTCCGAGCGCGTTGGGTACGTACATTACGTACACGGTGATGGCCAGGGGTAGTTGAGACGGCCCTGGAACCTGGCGGGGAGCCCGGGCGTCTTAACCGCCGAGGCCGCCGCGCCCCATCCCTGGCGGCGGGACCAGTTCCACGGGACAGCAAAGCGCCATGCATGCGCCACCCCTCGCCATGCGTTTAATGGACACAGCCCATCTCGTTCGGCCCCTGCGGTGCTCGTTGCCGCAGCTCATGCCTGTGGCAAGTCCACGGTGCGGAGTGGTGGCGGCCGACTTGGACGCACAGCGAGACACACAGACGCACGTCACGTACAGACATCTGTACGGGCACACGTACGGGCACACAGCGAGTCGTACGGCGGTACGCGAGAAGACGCGCACGTAAATGCACGCTGGACGCACAGCGACACGCATGACCGTTCGCACGGCAGTACGCAGCAGTACGCACAGCGGCACGCATGGTGAAGTGACGCACACATGGTGTGATGTGGCCCTCGGCGTTCAACGGAAAGGAACGAGCGCTCATGCGCGAGATCCCTGGAAGGCGACGCAGGCTCTGGTCCCGGGCGGGCCGGCAGGACCGGGAGAACTGGCAGGAGCGGCAGGAGCGGCAGGACCGGGAGAACCGGCAGGAGCGGCAGGGCCGGGAGAACCGGCAGGAGCGGCAGGGCCGGGAGAACCGGCAGGAGCGGCAGGGCCGGGAGAACCGCCGGAGTCGGCAGAAGGTGCCCCCCACCCTGCTCGACATGGCGCTTGTCTGCGCCACGGAGTGGCGGTGGCCGGTGCTCCCCGGTGTGGGCCTCGGGCCCGAACGGCGCGGCGAGCGGGCACGCGGCTGCGCCTGCCCCGATCCCGAGTGCGTCGTTCCCGGCGCGCACCCCTTCGACCCCGGAATTCTCGCGGCGACCACCGACGGGCGCATGGTGCGTTGGTGGTGGAGCAACCGCCCCAAGGCTCCGATCGTGCTGGCGACGGGCGGCAAGGCTCCCTGCGCGGTGAGCCTGCCCGCGGTGGCGGGGGCGCGGGCGCTGGCGGCGCTCGACCGGATGGGTGTCCGACTCGGCCCGGTCGTGGCCACACCGACCCGCTGGTCGTTGCTGGTGGCGCCCTACTCGATGGAGCAGCTGGGTGAGTTGCTGCACGCGAAGGACAGCGTGCCCGGCTCGCTCCGCTTCCACGGGGGTGGTGGCTATCTGGTGCTGCCCCCGTCGGAGGCCGGTACGGGCCCGGTGCACTGGGTACGTGAGCCGCTGCCCGGGTCGGCGCGGCCCTGGCTGCCGGATGTGGAGGCGGTTGTCGACGCGCTGGTCGAGGCGAGCGTGAGTGTGCCGGCCGATGGGTTCAGCCCGCCGGAAGCCGGTGACGGGGCGTGGCTCAGCTACTGAGCCTGCGGATCCCCCGCCGGGCTGCTGCCTCCTACTGAGCCTGGTGCGGGGTTCGCAAGAGGGCGTGGCAGTCGCGAATTCTGGCCGGAATCGATATGCCGCCACCTCGCCTTTGCCTCGTCTATGCCTCGTCGCTGAGAGGAAGCGTCGCACGAACCCGGGACAGGAACGGTGAGTGCGTCGGCGTGGTCTCGCCATGGTGCCGGCCATGCGGTGGCGGCGCTGCGAATCAC
This DNA window, taken from Streptomyces sp. SCSIO 30461, encodes the following:
- a CDS encoding copper resistance protein CopC — its product is MTATAPRFGTLGTALVRLLLVTAALIGTLLAGATPASAHAALTGSNPKDGAVLATAPKDVTLTFSEQVAMGNDSIRVLDPKSKRVDSGLLRDLSGAGVVRYGVSIDTDGLVKGTYTVAWQAVSADSHPVAGAFTFSIGAPSRTVVALPKQEAGGGLVGTLYGVARYAAYAGFIMLAGGAAFVLACWRDGAGERPLQRLIVRGWGTLIAATLAMLVLRTPYTGSGELADVLDLGGLKAVLGTKTGTALVSRLLLLGAAALFLAVLFGAYARRGTEAEQSEQTDKADKADRADKNDLTFGLAIGGTVIAAGIAGSWALSEHASTGLQAGIAMPVDVLHMLAAAAWLGGLAAVLVALYRTPALDRAAVLRFSRLAFVSVVVLTLTGAYQSWRQVGSWSALTGTSYGRLLLVKVGLVAVLVGAAAISRRWTTRLAAGTEGTGAESIGTRTDTDTEQGKLDADGDGEPEAARGGGVGSGVGPEAATETENRNETGTGTGGTGAETASKPEPVAPERAAQLARQQVALATAQRKRVRDADPARTGLRRSVLAEAGIAIALLAVTTALTSTEPGRTEENAARAYGSQASTGATPGKPVDFAVGFDAGGTNGKGTLRMNVTPGSSGANALRIQVNGPDGRPLDVPEVKVSFTLEDQAIGPLPARLTRSAPGRWGADNIQVPLPGEWRILLTVRTSDIDQTSVEKNVKIGG
- a CDS encoding copper chaperone PCu(A)C, translated to MNRRTAAAIAACLVAAASMTLAGCSSGAVPDGPDIKISGAFMPQPVGDMASGFLTVTNSGGEGDKLTSVTSEIADEVTIHETKGQKMQHVTAFDVPANGELNLERGASHMMFMGLKRQLKAGDNVSVELHFEKSGQVEVELPVKEATYNPKHH
- a CDS encoding SCO family protein, translated to MHKQNKQNKKHAKKLTAAALAAAAALTLSACGSADDPAPAGAGGFGDVSAEPKTKAATVLDRPFTKPDLVLKDTEGKAYDFRAQTKGKPTLVYFGYTHCPDVCPLTMSNIAVAKKKLPKADQDKLQVVFVTTDPERDTSAELAKWLPSAGDASFTGLTGDFPTIQAGARQLGIGIDPPKKEKDGSVVSMHGAQVIAFSPKTDQGYVLYGEDTSTEDYAKDLPKLIKGERP
- a CDS encoding YcnI family protein translates to MNTFSRLTVTAGIAASSVLLLSVPAFAHVSVQPQGEAAKGGYATVNFKVPNERDSASTVKLEVNLPTEHPLSSVMPQPVPGWKAAVTKARLAKPLTVHGKQITEAVTKITWTSDGGKIAPGEFQQFPVSLGKLPEDTDSLVFKALQTYDNKEVVRWIEEPKEGAAEPENPAPVLTLSAATGDHHGGGAATDDKNAKGHQGGEHGDGGSESAAAASGSDTTARVLAVVGIAVGVAGVAFGVLAGRRRTS
- a CDS encoding ATP-binding protein: MSIWWTLHLRREAASVPLARRLLLGTMETAGVDPDISYDLSVALSEACANAVEHGGDEARTGAPSAAYRVTAYLDGEKCLIEVSDSGPGFPVGRAAAPYVPLADGSSLSAESGRGLCLIEQLADHVHFGNRPGRGAVVSFDKILKWREDALLRVT
- a CDS encoding aminopeptidase P family protein; this encodes MAEELTPETPEESGEEPIKQRKNGLYAEVSDELAENMKSGWADTELHGLEPIAQAGHTARRRAALSARFPGERLVVPAGNLRTRSNDTEYAFRASTEYAYLTGDQTEDGVLVMEPVAGADGTGGHEATIYLLPRSNRENGEFWLDGQGELWVGRRHSLAEAEQLLGITAKDVRELPKRLSEATGPVRVVRGHDTAIQAALTDKVTAERDEELRCFLSEARLVKDDFEIAELQKACDSTARGFEDVVKVLDRAEATSERYIEGTFFLRARVEGNDVGYGSICAAGPHATTLHWVRNDGAVRSGELLLLDAGVETAELYTADVTRTLPINGRFTPLQRKIYDAVHEAQEAGIAAVRPGAAYRDFHDAAQRVLATRLVEWGLLGDFDVEKVLELGLQRRWTLHGTGHMLGMDVHDCAAARTEMYVDCTLEPGMCLTVEPGLYFQADDLTVPAEYRGIGVRIEDDILVTEDGNRNLSAALPRQADEVEAWMARLKG
- a CDS encoding PP2C family protein-serine/threonine phosphatase, which codes for MLDIPLRVRVDVDPLIAEQRDMGVCDAIGRNAPAGKPAGMSTPHLPKVAGIDSSTHDPEHTAAHTQAHASAAFTAAEALTAADPSPVPAIGTGALIQDRLASWVSDLTTLHELTERLARAAPLDDALHELLRAGAALVGARRGMVVLEPPEGRGPAITTGLGLAHADLGHIETVPRSATPHGRILDGSPSSVPGAVAQADLFRDEGLDPRLREVAARLGYAASYALPLATQEAGKLGVAVWFYDEPAEPVERQRHLVGLYGRYATEHLARLLELDRARRRLATITEELLPSRLPRVPGVRLAARHLRGPRGGGEWYDALPLPEGALGLAVGAVSGSGPSALAAMGRLRASLRAYAVMEGEDPVAVLSDLELLLRLTEPARSATALFAYCEPALRKVVLAGAGHTPPLITGTRRTEFVETSLSAPLGMLACWEAPSVEFSPAPGETVLLYSDGLLRHTGDSMDRAFARLHSAAASVPRALRDDPAAVVDHVLRTALPGASLPGADAEGPGTGPSTADGCGDTEDVVMLAAWFE
- a CDS encoding bifunctional DNA primase/polymerase; its protein translation is MALVCATEWRWPVLPGVGLGPERRGERARGCACPDPECVVPGAHPFDPGILAATTDGRMVRWWWSNRPKAPIVLATGGKAPCAVSLPAVAGARALAALDRMGVRLGPVVATPTRWSLLVAPYSMEQLGELLHAKDSVPGSLRFHGGGGYLVLPPSEAGTGPVHWVREPLPGSARPWLPDVEAVVDALVEASVSVPADGFSPPEAGDGAWLSY